A single genomic interval of Polaribacter vadi harbors:
- a CDS encoding porin gives MISKILRKVVVVIFLCALSMAKAQEYKAGKFGKGLFYLEGEDASWTMKIGLRFQTLLINNWDATNGLSNSESSMLIRRSRLKFDGYAFSPKLVYKLEIGLSNRDQSGASQYTSGSPRYIMDAVIKWNFSGNFILWFGQTKLPGNRERIISSGDLQMVDRSLLNSRFNIDRDIGVQLRHKTKLSNKFLMKEIFSISQGEGRNVTTGNEGGYQFTGRVELFPFGNFSTKGDYKGSDLLFEKNSKLSVAFGYDLNMDAVRTRSNQGSYMNTDTGLYSTDISTLFIDAMYKYTGFSFMAEYANRNAEDAFAKNSDGSLTGDVVQVGNGLNLQSGYLLSKTLEVSARYTNISLDKNITGKGAENQYTLGFSKYIVGHKLKVQTDVSYTDIGFKENNLMYRLQLDIHF, from the coding sequence ATGATTTCCAAAATACTGCGTAAAGTAGTAGTTGTAATATTCTTATGTGCACTTTCTATGGCAAAAGCACAAGAATATAAAGCCGGTAAATTTGGTAAAGGGCTCTTTTATTTAGAAGGTGAAGATGCATCTTGGACCATGAAAATTGGGCTTCGTTTTCAAACGCTTCTAATAAATAATTGGGATGCAACTAATGGGTTATCCAATTCAGAATCTTCTATGCTTATAAGACGATCTCGTTTAAAGTTCGATGGTTATGCATTCTCACCAAAATTAGTCTACAAACTAGAAATAGGTTTATCTAACAGAGATCAATCTGGTGCTTCACAATATACAAGTGGTTCTCCAAGATATATTATGGATGCTGTTATAAAATGGAATTTTTCTGGAAATTTTATTTTATGGTTTGGGCAAACGAAATTGCCTGGAAACAGAGAACGTATTATTTCTTCAGGAGATTTACAAATGGTAGATCGCTCTTTGCTAAACAGTCGATTTAATATTGATAGAGATATTGGTGTTCAATTAAGACACAAAACAAAACTTTCTAATAAATTTTTGATGAAAGAAATTTTTTCAATTTCTCAAGGAGAAGGAAGAAATGTTACTACTGGTAACGAAGGAGGTTATCAATTTACAGGAAGAGTTGAACTTTTTCCATTTGGTAATTTCTCAACTAAAGGAGATTATAAAGGAAGCGATTTGTTGTTTGAAAAGAATTCAAAACTTTCTGTTGCTTTTGGTTATGACCTAAATATGGATGCTGTTAGAACAAGAAGCAACCAAGGTTCTTATATGAATACTGACACAGGTCTTTATTCAACAGATATTTCTACTCTTTTTATTGATGCCATGTATAAATATACAGGTTTTTCTTTCATGGCAGAATATGCAAATAGAAATGCAGAGGATGCTTTTGCAAAAAATTCTGATGGTAGTTTAACTGGTGATGTTGTGCAAGTAGGAAATGGCTTAAATTTACAATCTGGTTATTTGCTTTCTAAAACGTTAGAGGTTTCTGCACGTTACACAAATATATCTTTGGATAAAAATATTACAGGAAAAGGAGCAGAAAATCAATATACATTGGGTTTCTCTAAATACATTGTTGGTCATAAATTAAAAGTTCAAACAGATGTAAGCTATACAGATATTGGTTTTAAAGAAAATAATTTAATGTATAGACTACAATTAGATATACATTTTTAA
- a CDS encoding inorganic phosphate transporter: MGDPYILMLIALTVLAIIDLVVGVSNDAVNFLNSAIGSKAIPVKKILIIASIGVFVGSVTSSGMMEVARKGIFVPGEFYFNEIMYIFMAVMITDILLLDVFNSLGMPTSTTVSIVFELLGAAVAMALIKIYTTDNGETFVNLGKYINTETATFIIFGILLSVVVAFSIGAIVQFISRLIYSFHIENRPSYINAIFGGFAITAITYFIVIKGLKGTPFKDNIDIYINGNIWLILAGGFVFWSLISQLLISIFKINILKLIIGIGTFSLALAFAGNDLVNFIGVPIAAWDSYAAWQKSGQAATEFSMAVLDKKVSANFIYLLIAGAVMVVTIWTSKKAKTVIETGINLSRQGEGHERFQPNTLSRLVVRAAMGINVGISAIVPKKTLAFVDSKFQKPVIELSRDKTYEMPAFDLIRASINLIVAGILISVGTSLKLPLSTTYVTFMVAMGTSLADRAWGRESAVYRVAGVLNVIGGWFMTALVAFVAAAIVAYLINLGGIVMVGILLLIVFSLIARNSVNLTKKTQEVKKQEYIERAELITINGVIEESADHISGVINRVNKLYTHVVNDLANHDLNKLRKTDKHVGKLNDEIDGLKDGVFYFIKSLDETSVQGSRFYIMVLGYLQDVAQSISYISRASYKHVNNNHKNLKKGQIKDLKTIDIELSELLTKEAKIFENRDLDDLNDLLIQKNELLKNVSESIEKQVARIRTDETSPKNTTLYFSILLETKDLISALINLLQTYEEFHLTTKQSK, translated from the coding sequence ATGGGAGATCCATATATTTTAATGCTAATTGCATTAACTGTTTTAGCAATTATAGACTTAGTTGTAGGCGTAAGTAATGATGCTGTAAACTTCTTAAATTCTGCAATTGGCTCTAAAGCAATACCAGTAAAAAAAATATTAATTATTGCTAGTATTGGTGTTTTTGTAGGTTCTGTTACTTCTAGTGGAATGATGGAAGTTGCACGTAAAGGAATTTTTGTTCCTGGTGAATTCTACTTTAATGAGATCATGTACATTTTTATGGCTGTAATGATTACAGACATATTACTATTAGATGTTTTCAATTCTTTAGGAATGCCAACTTCTACAACAGTATCTATTGTTTTTGAATTGTTAGGAGCTGCTGTTGCAATGGCTTTAATAAAAATTTACACTACAGATAATGGAGAAACTTTTGTAAATCTAGGTAAGTACATTAATACAGAAACAGCTACTTTTATTATATTTGGTATCCTACTCTCTGTAGTCGTCGCCTTTTCTATTGGTGCTATTGTTCAATTTATTTCTAGATTAATTTATTCTTTTCATATTGAAAACAGACCAAGTTATATAAATGCAATTTTTGGAGGTTTTGCCATTACAGCAATTACCTATTTTATTGTTATAAAAGGTTTAAAAGGTACTCCTTTTAAAGATAATATAGATATTTATATAAATGGAAATATCTGGTTGATTCTTGCTGGAGGCTTTGTTTTTTGGTCTTTAATTTCGCAATTATTAATTTCTATTTTCAAAATAAATATTTTAAAATTAATTATAGGAATTGGTACTTTTTCTTTGGCTTTAGCTTTTGCTGGTAACGATTTGGTAAACTTTATTGGTGTACCAATTGCTGCTTGGGATTCTTATGCTGCTTGGCAAAAATCTGGGCAAGCTGCTACAGAATTTTCTATGGCTGTTTTAGATAAAAAAGTATCTGCTAATTTTATTTATTTATTAATTGCTGGTGCAGTTATGGTGGTTACAATTTGGACTTCTAAAAAAGCGAAAACTGTTATTGAAACTGGTATTAATTTATCTAGACAAGGTGAAGGACATGAAAGATTTCAACCTAACACATTATCTAGATTAGTGGTGAGAGCTGCTATGGGTATTAATGTAGGGATAAGTGCCATAGTTCCTAAAAAAACATTAGCCTTTGTAGATTCTAAATTTCAGAAACCAGTTATAGAATTGTCTAGAGACAAAACTTACGAAATGCCTGCTTTCGATTTAATTAGAGCATCTATCAACTTAATTGTTGCAGGAATTTTAATTTCTGTAGGTACTTCTTTAAAATTGCCTTTATCTACTACATATGTAACTTTTATGGTAGCAATGGGTACTTCTTTAGCAGATAGAGCTTGGGGAAGAGAAAGTGCTGTTTATAGAGTAGCTGGTGTTTTAAACGTAATTGGTGGTTGGTTTATGACTGCTCTTGTAGCATTTGTAGCTGCAGCTATTGTTGCATACCTAATAAATTTAGGAGGTATTGTAATGGTTGGAATTCTTTTATTAATTGTTTTTAGCTTAATTGCTAGAAATTCTGTTAATCTTACCAAAAAAACTCAAGAAGTTAAAAAACAAGAATATATAGAAAGGGCTGAATTAATAACAATTAATGGTGTTATTGAAGAAAGTGCAGATCATATTTCTGGAGTTATTAATCGTGTAAATAAATTATATACACATGTGGTAAATGATTTAGCGAATCACGATTTAAATAAACTACGTAAAACAGATAAACATGTTGGTAAATTAAATGATGAAATAGATGGTTTAAAAGATGGAGTTTTCTATTTTATTAAATCTTTAGATGAAACCTCTGTTCAAGGAAGTAGATTTTACATTATGGTTTTAGGTTATTTACAAGATGTTGCACAATCTATTAGTTATATTTCTAGAGCAAGTTACAAGCACGTAAACAACAATCATAAGAATCTTAAAAAAGGGCAAATAAAAGATTTAAAAACTATTGATATTGAGTTATCAGAACTACTAACAAAAGAGGCTAAAATATTTGAAAACAGAGATTTAGATGATTTAAATGATCTTCTTATTCAAAAAAATGAGCTTCTTAAAAACGTTTCTGAATCTATAGAAAAGCAAGTTGCAAGAATTAGAACTGACGAAACTAGCCCTAAAAACACAACGTTATATTTTAGTATTTTACTTGAAACAAAAGATCTAATCTCTGCATTAATAAATTTATTGCAGACGTATGAAGAGTTTCATTTAACTACAAAACAATCAAAATAA